TTGGTCGTTACCTAAGCCAAGAACTTATTAAAAGATTTGATTTATGAATAAAACTCAAGTGCTAATCATTGCAGAGGCTGGCGTAAACCACAATGGAGATTTAGCCCTTGCAAAGAAGTTGATAGAAGTTGCCGCTGCTGCGGGGGCAGACTATGTAAAGTTTCAAACTTTTTTAGCCAAAAACTTAGTCAGTGCTCATGCTAAAAAAGCGAAATATCAAATTGAAAACTTGGGTGCGGCTTCGGAAGATGACACCCAATATTCGATGCTTAAGCAATATGAATTAAGCCCTTCAGACCATGCAACATTGATTGCACATTGTAAGGCTTGTGGCATTCGCTTCCTTTCTACCGCCTTCGACCTAGAGAGCTTAGACTTATTGCGCCAGATTGACCTTGACTTATATAAAATTCCATCAGGTGAAATCACCAATTTGCCCTATCTAAAAGAACTTGGTCGTTTAGGTAAACCGATTGTTTTGTCAACGGGTATGGCAACTTTGGAGGACATCGAAGCTGCGATTCAGGTTTTACAGGCAGCAGGAGCAGACCGAGAAACCATTACAGTCCTGCACTGCAATACCGAATATCCAACGCCTATGGAGGATGTAAACTTGCGGGCGATGCAGACCATTCAAACACGCTTGGGCGTGGCAATTGGGTACTCCGATCATACTTTAGGGATCGAAGTACCCGTGGCAGCCGTTGCTTTGGGGGCCGTTTGTATCGAAAAGCATTTTACCTTAGATCGGTCTATGCCAGGCCCAGACCATGCCGCCTCTTTAGAACCAGAAGAGCTTAAAGCAATGGTTAAAGCCATTCGCAACATTGAAAAAGCGTTAGGACATGGGCTAAAAACGCCTTCTCCTTCTGAAATAAAAAATATGGCGATTGCCCGAAAAAGCATCCATTTAGCCCATGACCTCGCTCAAGGAACCTTGCTAAGTGAAGCAGATTTGGTGATGAAGCGCCCCGGTGATGGTCTCTCGCCGATGGAACTGCCTAACGTTTTAGGCAAACGCCTCAAGTATGCTTTAGCGGCTGACCATAAACTTGATTTAAAGGATTTGGCATAAATGGCTCGTAAAATTTGCGTTGTGACGGGTAGCCGTGCCGAATATGGTCTGCTCTTTGGGCTTTTGAAAGAAATCCAAGAAGACCCTGACCTCTGCTTGCAATTGGTCGTCACAGGCATGCACCTCTCGCCAGAATTTGGACTAACCTATAAAACTATTCTACAAGATGGCTTTGAAATCCATGAAAGGGTCGAAATCCTACTTTCGAGCGATAGCGCCCAAGGCGTTTCAAAAAGTGTTGGTTTGGGGCTAATTGGGTTTGCAGATGCCTTTGAGCGCCTTAAGCCTGATCTTCTGGTTTTACTCGGCGACCGCTTTGAAGTGTTTGCTGCCGCCCAAGCAGCCATGCTTGCCCGCATCCCTATCGCCCATCTACACGGCGGCGAAACCACAGAAGGAAACTTCGATGAAGCCATACGCCATAGTATTACCAAAATGGCCCACTTGCACTTTACTTCAGCCGAAGTCTATCGAAACCGCGTTATTCAATTGGGAGAAGCGCCAAACCGCGTTTGGAATGTAGGAGCCTTGGCAGTGGACAACCTCAAGCAAGTTCCGCTTTGGTCACGCAATCAATTGATCGAAAACCTGAATATTACCTGGGGCAACCCCATGCTTTTAGTGACTTACCATCCTGTAACCAACTCAGAAGAGTCCCCAGAAAGCCAGCTTAAAGCCTTATTTGAAGCTATAGATGCCTTCCCTAACGCAAAAGCGGTGATTACAAAAGCAAATGCGGATACGGCTGGGCGGGTTATTAACCAATTGATCGAAACCTATGTTGCCACACAACCGCATCGTATTTTTGCTTTTACTTCATTGGGACAGGTTCGATATTTGAGTATGTTACAAGAATGTGATTTAGTCTTAGGGAACTCTTCAAGCGGCATCATTGAAGCGCCTCTATTTGGTAAGCCTACTATTAACATTGGTCTAAGACAAGCTGGTCGCCTTAGAACTTCATCTATTTTGGACTGCGAAGCCTCCAAAGAAGCCATTATAGATGCCATTAAAACAGGGCTTAGCTCCCGCTTTAAAGCACAAGCAAAGGAAACTGCTTCGCCTTATGGACAAGTAGGAGTCGCAAAAAGAATCAAGGCCGTTGTCAAAAGTATGCCTTTAGAGGGCATTTTATTTAAAACTTTTTACGATCTTTCTCAATAGCGAGCTTATACCCCACCGTATAACCTCCCTTAATCCAATTTAAACGACTAAATCGTTTTAACCCTTTCAATTTTAGCTCTTGCGATGAATACAGCACAGCCATTAGAAGCATATTATGGGCTTCCAACAGAAGTAAAGTTTTGCAAGCAATGTGTTATTTCTAACCAACGCCCCGCTTCCGCCATAGAGTTTAAACATAACATCAACTCAAAAAAAGTTACCATGGCTTTGGATGAGGAAGGCGTTTGTGACGCATGCAGGCAAGCTGAAATTAAAAACCGAATAGATTGGCAAGTACGCGAAGAGCAACTTTTACAGCTTTTAGATAAACATCGAAGCAAAGATGGCTCTTATGATTGTATTGTACCGGGCAGTGGCGGCAAAGACAGCGCTTACCAAGCCCATGTATTGAAATACAAATATGGAATGAACCCGTTAACGGTGACCTGGCCTCCCATTCTTTATACCGAATATGGATATGAGAATTGGAAAAACTGGATTGATATAGGCGGTTTCGACAATCTATCCTTCCGCAGAAACGGACGGGTTATGAAACTCTTAACCAAACTGTCCATCGAAAACTTACTACATCCTTTCCAAACCTTCATTTTAGGCCAAAAAAACTTTGGGCCCAAAATTGCCGCCAAAATGGGCATTCCGCTTGTTTTTTATGGCGAAAATGAAGCCGAGTATGGCAATCCCATTGCTGATAATACCTCTTCACTTCGGGATAAATCCTATCATACCTTCCAAAACATAGATGAACTCTATTTAGGTGGAGTTTCCATTCGTGAGCTACGTGAGAAATATGAAGTAAGCCTAAATGACTTAATGGCCTTTTTGCCGCCAACGGCCGAAGAACTAAGTAAAACCAATGTTCAGGTGCATTATTTGGGCTACTACCTTAAGTGGACTCCCCAAGAAGTCTATTATTATGCTGTTGAAAATACAGGATTTAAAGCCCGCCCCTTCCGCACGCAAGGGACTTATAGCAAATACAATAGCATTGACGACCAAATAGACGATCTCCACTATTACACCACCTATATCAAGTTTGGCATTGGACGTGCAACCTATGATGCCTCCCAAGAAATCCGTAATCGCCATCTAACCCGAGAAGAAGGTGTTGCCCTTGTCGAACGCTTTGATGGCGAGTTTCCAGACCGGTACTTCAATGGTATCATGGATTACATCGGCATGAACCCTGAACACTTTATGGTCCTCTGTGATAAATTCCGTTCACCGCACCTTTGGGGTAAAAATGAGAAAGGCGAATGGAAACTACGCCATACAGTAGGAGGTAAAGGATTAAATGACTAAGCGATTATTTGTTGCGTTTAGTTATGAAGATGCGCTCGCATTGGCAAACGACAAACAGGAGCATGACCATGTTTTGCTTTTTGCCATAGACCCCAAACATAACATTGCAGATTTGCCTTATCAAAATGCAATCGTTGTGGGGGATTATGTTTCTACTGTAAGCGATAATATGGAATTTTATGCTCAACTCCATGCCGCTTATCGGGATCAGATTGAACAAATCAAAACAAAGCACCCCATTATTTGGGAATATGCGAATACAATCTTAGTTAACTTGGTCTATCGTATAGGGCTGATTATTTATAAGCTTCAGGCGCAGCTCGATCAATTTAATTATCAAGAGGTTATTATCTATGGGCAAGAATACCATAAACACTTTCCTGTATTTGGCGCAGAAGGAGAGGTCGTCTCTCGGTTTCAGTACTTCCCGATGCTCCTTTATACCTCATACCTTATAGCCTTATGTAAGCAACACCCTGCACCCTATCGTTTAGCTAACTCGCAGGCACTTTCTTTCCTAACTCCTCTAAAGCTCGCTTTTCGAGACCTTACGATTGACACAGGAAAACTCTTGTACCTTCTGCGACAGCGCTTCCAAGCACGCAAAGGCTCTTTTTTATTTAGCGAAAAAATGCCTTTAGTAAAAGAAGACTATGACCTCATTTTGCTACTAAGAAATGAAATAGGCGCATCTTTCTTTGCGTCATTTGTACACTGGGCAGGTACTCATAAAAAGAAAAAGATTCTACTGATTTGCGACGAAATGCTACAACGAATAGGTTGCTTAACAATGGTTAAAAAGCTATATCCAAAGCTTCCATATATCAACTTGCTCAAGCATCAGAGTATGGCAACCCTTATAAAGGAATGGTTTAAAAATAGGTTTCGCAGCGCTACAGCACAGGCACAAGAGACCCTCCAACTAGCAACCCCCAACGTTCAGTTTTCCATTCCCATCAAGCCCATTGAAATCCACCTAATGCGCTCGATGATAGACAAACAGTTACGAAAAACGGTACTTGACAAGGTGCTAAAAGCATTGCCCAAAAAACAAGCTTCCGTTCTTTCTGGTGAAATGGTCAGTGTAGATGCAACCTTAGAGGCAAATCTTTGTCAAAAGCATGGCTTTAAGTACTGGAATGCAGAAGTGGCAAGTTGCGATCCTTTAGAGGCTATTCGGGAAGCACCGGGCGAAGGATTTTTAGCTTCTTCCCATCATGAAGCCAATATTATTGCGCACCACCACCCCGACGAAGCGCATAAAATATACCATATCGGGCTTTTTAGATTTCCAGAATTTAGCTTAGAAGTGTCAAACACCAGCGCTAACTTAAAAACAGTTACCTTTTTCACCCAACCGCCACCTCTTCCTAACCATGAAAACATAGTCTTGTTAGAGGTTCTAAATGAGCTTGCATACCAACTCGGGTTTAAGGTTGTCGTCAAACCGCACCCTAGGGATACTACATCCTATGAAAGATTTGCAACAAGCCCCAATGTCGTGTTACAACCGAGAATTGGCGTTTTAAGCACAGATTTAATTAAAGCCTCGGATTTGGTAGTTGCGAGAATTTCTTCCACCCTTCAAGAGTCGCTCTTCTTGGGGGTTCCTTATATTGCCTTCAATACTGATCAGCGAGCAAATTTAGAGTGGGATTTTTTGCATCCAGATTTAGGCGTAACAAGCCATCATATTACCGACTTTACCTCCAAAATTAACAATTATACTCAATATCAAAGATCGTTTTATTCAAATAGAAAAAAATTCCTTCAACATAACTTAGAATCCACTTTCAAATGGGTCTTCGACTAATTTTTACAACATAGTAGCTATATATTTAGGAACCACTCTTGATACTATGATAAAAAAACATCTCGTAAATATTTTAAACGCCCAAAACTGGCTTAATCATGTAAGGCGCTACCTGTTAGGGAAGGTTTCTGCCAGACTTATTCTTTGGGTATTCGTATTATTTTTAGGCTATCAATTACAAGATAAAACAACATATTCTCACTTCTTAACCTTTATGCTGGCAAGCCAACTTATTTCTGGTGTAATTAATGCAGGAATGCCAGCTGCAATCCTACGATTCGGTGTAATTAATCAAAAAGAAGAGCCTGACCAAGTTTCAGCACAAGGGGTTTGGGGCATTAGTTTAACCATAGGGGTTATTGCCAGTGCCTGTTTATTTCTTATATACCTTTTCATTGGCGCAACTACTTTACGGTTTCCCTTGGAAATGGGTGCTATTACTTGCTTATTTAGCTTCCTCTTAGCCCAAGAAGCAAATTGCATGAGTATTTTTCAGCTAAAGAGTAGAAGTGACTTGTATGAAAAATATTACATATTATTATCTATCTTTGTTTTACTTATTATTATCTTGCTTTATTTCTGGGGGTGGGATAATAGAGTTTTTCAAGCAACTTTATTTTATGTTATTGCAGTACTGATCACGCTTATTTGGGCTACTTACTATGCCTACAAGCTTGTTGGCTTACCAAATATAAGAAAATGGAAAGAGCCATTGGCATATGCCTTACCCTTGTTGCCGCACTTACTAGGAATGTACTTTTTAACCTCTGCTGATTTCTTTTTGATTAAATACTTACTTGGTGAACAAACATCTAGTATATATGGTTTTGCTTACCAAGCAACTTCTGTGATTTCAATGTTTACTATGGCAGTGGTCACCTACCTAACCCCCGTTATTTATGAATCTTTGCAAAATAGGGATGTGGTTTCCTTACAGAGTATCTCGAAAAAAATCAGTATGATCTCTGGTATTGTTTTGATGATTTCTTTTATTGGAATCTTTGCATTCTATATGATTGTTTATTACTTTTTAAATCAGTATATAGACAGTATTCCATTAGTTTGTATTCTTGCTCCTTCTTTTGTTTTTCATTTTATATATGCAGTTGCAGGGATTCCTGCA
This portion of the Bacteroidetes Order II. bacterium genome encodes:
- a CDS encoding N-acetyl sugar amidotransferase — its product is MNTAQPLEAYYGLPTEVKFCKQCVISNQRPASAIEFKHNINSKKVTMALDEEGVCDACRQAEIKNRIDWQVREEQLLQLLDKHRSKDGSYDCIVPGSGGKDSAYQAHVLKYKYGMNPLTVTWPPILYTEYGYENWKNWIDIGGFDNLSFRRNGRVMKLLTKLSIENLLHPFQTFILGQKNFGPKIAAKMGIPLVFYGENEAEYGNPIADNTSSLRDKSYHTFQNIDELYLGGVSIRELREKYEVSLNDLMAFLPPTAEELSKTNVQVHYLGYYLKWTPQEVYYYAVENTGFKARPFRTQGTYSKYNSIDDQIDDLHYYTTYIKFGIGRATYDASQEIRNRHLTREEGVALVERFDGEFPDRYFNGIMDYIGMNPEHFMVLCDKFRSPHLWGKNEKGEWKLRHTVGGKGLND
- the neuC gene encoding UDP-N-acetylglucosamine 2-epimerase (hydrolyzing) yields the protein MARKICVVTGSRAEYGLLFGLLKEIQEDPDLCLQLVVTGMHLSPEFGLTYKTILQDGFEIHERVEILLSSDSAQGVSKSVGLGLIGFADAFERLKPDLLVLLGDRFEVFAAAQAAMLARIPIAHLHGGETTEGNFDEAIRHSITKMAHLHFTSAEVYRNRVIQLGEAPNRVWNVGALAVDNLKQVPLWSRNQLIENLNITWGNPMLLVTYHPVTNSEESPESQLKALFEAIDAFPNAKAVITKANADTAGRVINQLIETYVATQPHRIFAFTSLGQVRYLSMLQECDLVLGNSSSGIIEAPLFGKPTINIGLRQAGRLRTSSILDCEASKEAIIDAIKTGLSSRFKAQAKETASPYGQVGVAKRIKAVVKSMPLEGILFKTFYDLSQ
- the neuB gene encoding N-acetylneuraminate synthase, with the translated sequence MNKTQVLIIAEAGVNHNGDLALAKKLIEVAAAAGADYVKFQTFLAKNLVSAHAKKAKYQIENLGAASEDDTQYSMLKQYELSPSDHATLIAHCKACGIRFLSTAFDLESLDLLRQIDLDLYKIPSGEITNLPYLKELGRLGKPIVLSTGMATLEDIEAAIQVLQAAGADRETITVLHCNTEYPTPMEDVNLRAMQTIQTRLGVAIGYSDHTLGIEVPVAAVALGAVCIEKHFTLDRSMPGPDHAASLEPEELKAMVKAIRNIEKALGHGLKTPSPSEIKNMAIARKSIHLAHDLAQGTLLSEADLVMKRPGDGLSPMELPNVLGKRLKYALAADHKLDLKDLA
- a CDS encoding oligosaccharide flippase family protein; this translates as MIKKHLVNILNAQNWLNHVRRYLLGKVSARLILWVFVLFLGYQLQDKTTYSHFLTFMLASQLISGVINAGMPAAILRFGVINQKEEPDQVSAQGVWGISLTIGVIASACLFLIYLFIGATTLRFPLEMGAITCLFSFLLAQEANCMSIFQLKSRSDLYEKYYILLSIFVLLIIILLYFWGWDNRVFQATLFYVIAVLITLIWATYYAYKLVGLPNIRKWKEPLAYALPLLPHLLGMYFLTSADFFLIKYLLGEQTSSIYGFAYQATSVISMFTMAVVTYLTPVIYESLQNRDVVSLQSISKKISMISGIVLMISFIGIFAFYMIVYYFLNQYIDSIPLVCILAPSFVFHFIYAVAGIPAMFYGKTGLFSLVSLIVAGCNMLGNYITIPIWGVYGAACINVASYALLSMGHVYLMRKTSDLKISFKHPYTLAAVSVSIGLILGFIVK